In Nostoc sphaeroides, the genomic window CTCGGCACTTGAGCCTCTGAACTCGGCACTTGAGCCTTTTAACTCGGCAGTTGAGCCTTTGAACTAGGCAGTTGAGCCTTTGAACTCGGAAGTTGAGCCTCTGAACTCGGCACTTGAGCCTCTAAACTGGAAATATCACCCAATACGTTTCGGTTAGTGATATTTTGCCCAATAGATCCCCCCAGCCTGCCTTAAAAAGGGGGACTTTGATTCCGGTTCCCCCCTTTTTAAGCTACAGTGTACACACAAGTCTTGCCGCAGCCATATCTTTATTAATAAATCTGGCACTGCGTTTCTATCCCGCCTCGGAATGAATTCCGAGTCTCATAGCTAAAGTCCACTCAAGTGGACTAAATGATTAATTCAGTCCACTTGAGTGGACTTCAGCTATCAGCCCTGAACTTCAGTTCTGGGCGGGATGTTGGTAAGTGTGACAGTTTCACTCTGACAAAAATGTGGGTAGAGAATTTTTCAACTTGTGTGTACACCCTAGCCCTTTTTAAGGGGGGTTAGGGGGGATCTTTATACAGCTTGATACTTTTCAAACAACCTCTAAGACGCAGAAGAAATCAACTCACCAATACGCTTGAGAATTTGCAAAACGGCGTACAATTCTCTCGCAGATGCAAACGGAGCAAACACCCTTGACAAATCGTACTGTGGTGTATTTGTTTGTGTCACTTTAACAAATAAAATATCGTCTCCATTCGTCAACATCCCAAATACAGGTTTACTGGGGTTGGGGTTAGCCATCATATAAGCTAAGGCTTGCGGTACAGCCGCCCAAACTGACAGCGTGGTTTTTTTCGACTCCAACACCATCACCCACAACTGATTTTGTAAAACTAAAACATCAATCCGCCCGCGCAGTATTTCCTCGCCATCATCCAGCACTAATTCCACAGATGATTCAGCCT contains:
- a CDS encoding type I restriction endonuclease; protein product: MTRTAAITEAITTLQDAENRFGFVRVEDEKFFPEWYEGLSEITEVEKASVDVVRRRYLYHRGGGDLLEGTVLLLLVSPILALSGFYDPPFRIKAESSVELVLDDGEEILRGRIDVLVLQNQLWVMVLESKKTTLSVWAAVPQALAYMMANPNPSKPVFGMLTNGDDILFVKVTQTNTPQYDLSRVFAPFASARELYAVLQILKRIGELISSAS